Within Catenulispora sp. GP43, the genomic segment TATCGCAGAGCTCGTCGACACCGTCGGCGGCTACGTCGGCGACGGCTACCGGCGGGTCAAGCTGAAGATCAAGCCGGGCTGGGACGTCGAGCCGGTGCGCGCCGTGCGCGAGGCCTTCGGCGACACACTGCTGCTGCAGGTTGACGCCAACACCGCCTACACCCTCGGCGACGCCCAGCGCCTGGCCGCTCTGGACCCTTTCAACCTGCTGCTGATCGAACAACCGCTGCCGGAGGACGACCTGCGCGGACACGCCGCACTGGCCCGTCTGCTCCACACCCCGATCTGCCTGGACGAATCCATCGTCTCGGCACGGTCGGCCGCCGACGCGATCGCCCTGGGGGCCTGCCGCATCATCAACATCAAACCGGCACGCGTCGGCGGCTACCTGGAGGCCCGGCGGGTGCACGACGTCTGCGCCGCGCACGGCGTGCCGGTGTGGTGCGGCGGCATGCTGGAAACCGGCATCGGCCGCGCCGCCAACGTCGCCCTGGCCGCCCTGCCCAACTTCACCCTCCCCGGGGACATCAGCGCCTCCGACCGCTACTTCGAACGCGACATCACCGAGCCGTTCGTCCTGCGCGACGGCGGCCTGGACGTACCGACCGGCCCCGGGCTCGGGGTCACGCCGGACCCTGTGTTTCTCGATGAGTTCACCACGGCCAGCGATTGGATCGCCTTCCCATGACCGGCCGTCGCGCGCGACGGTCGGCTGACCGACCTGGTGCTCGACTTACCGCTGGGGCGGCTGATCGACCACGGCGACCTGGACGCTGTCGCTGTCGCCGTCGGACAGGAACAAGGCCAGTTCCCGCCCCTGTTCGGCGATGGCGTTCCGATCGGCGCGGGAGATGCGGTGCAGCGGGGCGACAGTCACCGTGCCGGCCTGGACGCTCCACGTCGCGGCGACCCGCCCGTCGACCAGGACGACGCGGGCGCCGGTGACCGACAGGCCGCGGTGGGCGTCGTCGATGATCCGGCTGCGGTCGTGGTAACCGAGGATCGCGTTGTCGAACGCCGGCAGGTAGCGCACCGGGGCCGGCGTGTCCGGGTCGGGGCGGGGCGCTTCCGGGAGGTCGAGCAGCTCCCGGCCGCGCTCGTCCCGGAAGGCGATCAGCTCCTCGCGGATCGCGGCCACCGCGGCCGGCAGTCCGGCCAGGCCGCACCAGGCGCGCAGGTCGGCGGTGGCGGCGGGGCCGAACGCCGCCAGGTAGCGTCGGACCAGCGCCCGGCCGACCGGGTCGGAACCGTCCGAAGCCGGCGGGTCGATGTCCCGTCCCAGCCAGCAGGACAGCAGGACGTTGCGCACTCCCGCCTTGGTGCGCCACAGCCCGCGCGGCGGCAGCTGCGCCATCGGGACGAGCGCGGCGACGACCATTTCGCCCAGTGCCTGCGATCCCGGTGCCGGCCAGCGTTCGCCGAGGATCCGAGCGAGCTCGGCCATGGTGCGGGGTTCACCGTCGGCCATCACCGCCCGGCCTGCCGCGGCCAGCTCGTCGAGGTCGATCCCGTCGAGCTCACGGCGCCAGGTGCCCAGGACCCGCTGACGCAGCATCGCGTCATGGCGGGACCGCCAGGCCATCGCGTCGTCGGCGGCCAGGAGATGAACGGTGCGGCGCATGAGGTGGGTCCGCACCACCATCCGCTCGGTCAGCAGGGCCGACAGCTGCGCCGGGTCGAAGGCGCTCAGCCTTGACCAGAGTCCGACGAACGGCTCCTGTGGTTCTTGGGCCTGGAGGCCGCCGAGGTGCGCGACGGCGTCGAGGACCGGCATGTCGGCGCGGTCGAGCAGCAACTGCCGGGCCAATGTCGCGCGGTTGAGCGCCCGGGTGTTCAGGACCGCCGTCTTCACTGTCGCGTGCCCGCCTTCCAGTCTTGTGTCGCAGTGGTTCCCGATGGCAACGCTCGCAGGGGAAGCGGCCAGGATGTGGCCTGTACTCGGCGCATCGATGAGATAGCGTTCCCCCGGGTTCGGGCCGCGATCGATCACCAGTGCCGATCACCAAGGTCGATCACCAAGGTCGATCGCCAAGGTCGGTCCGCGAGATCAGGAGAGCGTCAAGCATGGTGGATGGAGCCGAAGCAGCACCTCACCGAGCCGCCGTCGGGCTCGCGACGATCGCGCGCGAGTGGGGCCGGATCGGCTGCGTCGGCTTCGGCGGCCCGCCCGCGCACATCGCGTTGTTGCGCGAGCTGTGCGTGAAGCGGCGCCGGTGGCTGTCGGAGACCGAGTTCGAGGACGGGATCGCCGCGACCAACCTGCTGCCCGGCCCGGCGTCCACGCAGTTGGCGATCTACACGGCGTGGCGGCTGCGCGGCGGCATCGGGGCTCTGGTCGGCGGGTTCTGCTTCATCGCCCCCGGCCTGGTGGTGATTCTCGCCCTGGCCGCGCTGTTCCTGGCCGGACATCCCCCGCTGGCGGTGCGCGGCGCCGCCGCCGGTGCCGGCGCGGCAGTGGCCGCGGTGGCCGTGCACGCGGCCTGGGGTCTGGCGCCGGGTAGCTGGAAGCGCGCCGGCACGGCCCGGGCGGCCCGTGTCCGCTGGATCTGCTACGCCGGTGTCGGCGCGCTGGCGGCGGCGCTGGTCGGGCCGTGGCTGGTGCTGGCCATGATCGGCACCGGCTTGCTGGAGGTCGCCATCCGCACCGGACGGACATCGCCTCGGCGGCGGCGATCACGCGGCGCCGCACCGTTGCCGCTGGCTGCCGCGGTGCCCGCGAGCGGCGGCCTGCTCGCGCTGGCCTGGGTGGCGTTCAAGGTCGGCGCACTGTCCTACGGCGGCGGCTTCGTCATCATCCCCCTGATGCAGCACGACGCCGTCCACACCTACCACTGGATGACCGACGCCCAGTTCCTCAACGCGGTGGCCCTGGGCCAGATCACCCCGGGCCCGGTGGTCCAGACCGTCGCCGTGGTCGGCTACGCCGCAGCCGGCATCGGCGGCGGACTGCTGGCAGCGCTGGTCGCCTTCGGCCCCTCGTTCCTGTTCGTCATCGGCGGCGCCTCGCACTTCGACCGGCTCCGCGCCGATCAGCGCGTGCAGGCGTTCCTGACCGGCGCCGGACCGACGGTGATCGGCGCCATCGCCGGCTCGGCGATCCCGCTTGCGGCCGCCCTGCAACACGCGTGGCAGTTCGCGATCCTCGCCGCCGCCGCGCTGTGGTTGCTGGCGGCACGGCGGGGTGTCGTCAGTACCCTGATCACCGCCGGGGTTCTCGGGGCGGGCGCCGCACTGATCGGATGGCCGGTGGCCTGACCACACGAAGGAAGGAACCCCATGAACCAACTGCACGCCTACATCGACGCCTGGCAGCGCCACGACATCGCCGGGGTCCTGGCCACCTTGACCGACGACTGCGTGGTCGTGGAATGCTACGGCCCGGTCTACCACGGCCGACCCCGAGTCGAGCAGTGGATGCACGCCTGGTTCGAGGCCGGCGGCTCCGTCGACGAATGGAAGATCACCTCCCAGGCGGCAGCTGGGGACGCCCTGATAGCCGAGTGGGTCTTCTCCTGCACCTCGCACGGCGAGGCAGCCACCTTCGAAGGCGCGACCATCGCCAGGCTCGAGGGAGAGAAGATCGCCTACCTGCGCGAGTACGCCACCTCGGCGCCGCTCTACGACTGGACGGGCACCTGGCGGGAGTAGAGCTGCGGAAGCCCGGCTAAAGCTCGCGGCTCGCAGCCATCGCAATGAGCGTCAACAGCCCTATCACCAGGATCTGCACCACGATCGTGGCCTCCGCGCCCTCGATGACCGTGTGCACCCGGGCGCCCGGGGTTCCGTTCGGATCGGGGGTGAACGCCGTCCGCATCGGCGCCGCAAGGACCGCCACCACGCCGTACAGCCGGCCGGCGAGCCGCACGGCCCGGTTCTTGTCGAAGGCGACCGCGACGGGTTCGCCGAGGCGCTTGCGGCGCAGCACCGCGACCGAGGCGATGATGAACAGGACCACCGCGCCGACACTGGCCCACATCGCGAACCTCGCCAAACCGTCGGCGTCGTCGGCCGCTCCAGCCAGATCGTATGCGGTCTGGCCACTGGCGGTGAGCTGCCCGGAGGGATCCGTGAACCCCAGCACCCGGTAACCGACAGAGATCTGGTTCGCGCACGCGTATATAGAGAACAGGCGCACCGCGATGCCGATCAGGACGGTGGTGCGCACTGCCCGGACCGCCTCTTCGCCACGGTAAAGGGGCAGGCCAGTAGGGGGCAGGTCGCCGCCCCGGTCACGGACGCTGGTCGGGAATCGGTCGTCGAACATCGGAGAGGTCCTTCACGGCTGCACGGGGATCTCGGCCTGGAGCTGGTTGAGGACGGTCTGCGCGCCCTGGGCGGACAAGCCGAAGAAGCTCTGGTAGAGGTCTTCCTGCACGACCTGCCAGTTCGGCGCTCGAGTGGGCAGCCAGTCGGCTTTCGCCATCCCGTCCAGGAAGGGCTTCAGCAGGGGGTTGCCGACTTCGGCCGCGGTACCGGAGCGGGTGACCGGCAGGGCGCCCGCACTGTCCGCGAACCGCTTCTGGTTCTTCGAGCTCAGCAGGAAGACCACGAACTTGGCGATCAGCGCCTTGCGCTCGGGGTGTGCCTTGGTGACGAGAAGGTCGTCGACCGAACCGGCCGGCGATGTCAGGGGCCTCGTACGACCCGGGACCGGCGCGACGCCGAAGGCCGTGCCCAGCGTGCCGGCCTCGGCCTTCTCGATCAGATCAGGTCCGGCGACGGTCATGCCCAGGGCCCCGGCGGCGAACTGCTGCCCGGGATCCGCTGAGAAGCCGGGGGACGTGGTCAAGCCCGGCTTCATCAGGTTGTCGGCCAGCCACTGGAAAGTGGTGACGTTCGCCGGCGAGTTCAGCGTCCACGTCTTCTTGGCGGCGTCCATGAAGTCGCCGCCGTTGCCGGACATCCACAGCTGCACCACGGCGGCGTCGCCACCCAGTGGCGCCTTGAGGCCGTAGCCGTCCACGCCGAGAGCCTTGACCTTCGCGGCATCCGCGGCGAGTTCGCTCCAGGTGGCCGGGGGCCCTGCGATGTGGGCTCGGGCGAACAGACGCTTGTTGTAGAACAGCGCGTACGTCGAGCCGCTGAAGGGGATCCCGTACTGGACCTGGGCACCACCGGGGTCCGAGCCCTGCTCCTGGTAGTCGAAGACGGGCAGCAAGTCCGCGCTGACACTGCCGGGCAGGATGGCGCCGGCCGAGTAGTAGGAGGCGGACGCGTTGCCGGCTGCGGGAGTGGAAGGGGGCGCCCCCAGGACGAGGTCGGGCGTGTCCGGCCTTGCCACAGACCCCGAATCCACCGTGGACTCCATGGCGAGGTCGGCGGGGTTGTCGAAAGACACGTGCACGGTGACGCCGGGATTCGCGGCCTGGAACTCGGCGACGGCGGTGTCCCAGAAGGTTTTGGCCGGCGGCTGCCCGTCCTTGTCCGTGATCGCGAGATAGAGGCTGTTCGGGTCGGGGGCGGCGCTCGTCGGACCTGACGGCGACGGGGTCTGGATCGCAGCGGGCGGCGGTGCGGCGTTCTGAGCGGGGGGCGAGTAGTTGGCGCCGCGCGCGGTATCGGTGGCGGCCACGACATCGCCGGTGTACGACGCGCAAGCAGTGCCGTCTTCAGCGAACTCATACGGGACCACGCGGGTCTCGTAGGGGCTGAGGGTCACCGCGGCAAAACCGCCGGCTCCGTGGGGAGCGAGGTCGACGCCGACGTGGTCGGTCAGCGCGACCGATCGGGGGTCGCCGGTGTGATTGTGGAGCTCAATGTGCGCGAAGAAGGTGTTCTTCGCTCCCCCGGCCGATCCGGCCGATCCGTCGGATCCCGCAGGCGCCGAAGACTCCGAGGACTCCGAGCAGTCCACGATCCGCTTGGTCACATCCGGCCCGGCGAACGGGAGCTGGAGCGTCGGCCAGCACGCCGCCACGATCAGAGCACACACCACGGCCACCCCCACCAGCTCGGAGGGCCGTACATGGATGGGCCACACAAGCCGCCGCACACTGCCACGTCGGACGGCGGCGTCCAGGACCGTCGGCTGATCTGTGGTTCTGTTCCCCCGCTTGAAAAACACCTGAGCCAGGCTAGTGGCGGGCATCTCAGGGATACGCACTACTTACCCAAGCAGAAGCAAAGACAGAGCAAAGAAGGTACAGCTCGATCCGCTCCCACAGGCCATCGTCGAGCCCTAAGAAGTCAGCTTCGCCACCAGAAGCTTCGCCAGCTCCCGCTCAGCACTCTCCTCCTGGCCGGCGTTCGACGCACCCGTTTCGCTCCGGTCGACGGTCACGCTCAGCTCGTAGTAGGCGCCGCCAATGGTGAACTGGAGCTCGGGGTTGCGGCCGTCGGGGGTCATCGTGTCCATTCTGGCCTTGTCGCCGATGCCGCTGACCGGAGTCGTGGTGATGTCCGCGGGGTCGGGCGTGGTCTGGAAGGTGGAGGCCGGGACCTCTCTGAAGTCGGCGTTGGAGGCCTGCGTTCCCCAGCTGCAGCCCCAGACCGGGCTTCCGTCGTCCGCCGGGTCCTCGTGCGATTCGTTGTACGGGCCCGGGGTACCCACTGCGGCGGCCACCTGGTCCGAGCTCAACATCGTGCACGCGTCAGCCGGACGAGCGGGGCTGCCGGCGGCGGTGCTGGCAGGCGCGGCGGCGCTGCTGGTGGTGGATGCGGCGACGTCCGCGGAAGTGGTGGCCGCGGTGTCGGGCGCGCTGGAAGCCGTGCTGGCTGCCGTGCTCGCGGGAGTCGTCGCGTTCTGC encodes:
- the menC gene encoding o-succinylbenzoate synthase — translated: MKISGVELRRLTMPLRSPFETSFGVATERDVLLVRVATEEADGWGECAATSEPVYSSEHTHGAEDVIRRFLLPRLAAAPRVTSALVAEILAPFKGHPIAKAAVEAAVLDAELRAAGTSFGDHLGAVRTSVPVGVSVGIMPSIAELVDTVGGYVGDGYRRVKLKIKPGWDVEPVRAVREAFGDTLLLQVDANTAYTLGDAQRLAALDPFNLLLIEQPLPEDDLRGHAALARLLHTPICLDESIVSARSAADAIALGACRIINIKPARVGGYLEARRVHDVCAAHGVPVWCGGMLETGIGRAANVALAALPNFTLPGDISASDRYFERDITEPFVLRDGGLDVPTGPGLGVTPDPVFLDEFTTASDWIAFP
- a CDS encoding winged helix DNA-binding domain-containing protein; translated protein: MKTAVLNTRALNRATLARQLLLDRADMPVLDAVAHLGGLQAQEPQEPFVGLWSRLSAFDPAQLSALLTERMVVRTHLMRRTVHLLAADDAMAWRSRHDAMLRQRVLGTWRRELDGIDLDELAAAGRAVMADGEPRTMAELARILGERWPAPGSQALGEMVVAALVPMAQLPPRGLWRTKAGVRNVLLSCWLGRDIDPPASDGSDPVGRALVRRYLAAFGPAATADLRAWCGLAGLPAAVAAIREELIAFRDERGRELLDLPEAPRPDPDTPAPVRYLPAFDNAILGYHDRSRIIDDAHRGLSVTGARVVLVDGRVAATWSVQAGTVTVAPLHRISRADRNAIAEQGRELALFLSDGDSDSVQVAVVDQPPQR
- the chrA gene encoding chromate efflux transporter, with amino-acid sequence MVDGAEAAPHRAAVGLATIAREWGRIGCVGFGGPPAHIALLRELCVKRRRWLSETEFEDGIAATNLLPGPASTQLAIYTAWRLRGGIGALVGGFCFIAPGLVVILALAALFLAGHPPLAVRGAAAGAGAAVAAVAVHAAWGLAPGSWKRAGTARAARVRWICYAGVGALAAALVGPWLVLAMIGTGLLEVAIRTGRTSPRRRRSRGAAPLPLAAAVPASGGLLALAWVAFKVGALSYGGGFVIIPLMQHDAVHTYHWMTDAQFLNAVALGQITPGPVVQTVAVVGYAAAGIGGGLLAALVAFGPSFLFVIGGASHFDRLRADQRVQAFLTGAGPTVIGAIAGSAIPLAAALQHAWQFAILAAAALWLLAARRGVVSTLITAGVLGAGAALIGWPVA
- a CDS encoding nuclear transport factor 2 family protein: MNQLHAYIDAWQRHDIAGVLATLTDDCVVVECYGPVYHGRPRVEQWMHAWFEAGGSVDEWKITSQAAAGDALIAEWVFSCTSHGEAATFEGATIARLEGEKIAYLREYATSAPLYDWTGTWRE